The Vreelandella piezotolerans genomic interval CCAGCGGCGCGATGATCTGCTGATCCATCGGGTAGGGCTCGACATCGGCGAGGTTTTCCGCCAGCGTTTTACCGGTCACGGTCAAGCAGTTGCCGTTGAGCAGTCCAGCGTCCAGCAGAATTTTCATCAGCGGCTGAATACCGCCAATCGCCACCAGCTCGCTCATCATGTAGTGGCCGCTGGGGCGCAGGTCGGCCAGTACCGGCACGCGCTTACCGATCTCGGTGAAATCGGCCAGGGTCAGCTCGACGCCGATGGTGCGCGCCATGCCGATCAAGTGCAGCACCGCGTTGGTGGAGCCACCCAGGGCAATCACCACGGTCACGGCGTTCTCGAACGCTTCGCGGGTCATGATATCGGAAGGCTTGATGTCTTGAGCCAGCAGCGCCAACACGGCTTCGCCTGCAGCTTTGCAGTCGTCGCGCTTCTCTTGGGAAATCGCGTTCTGCGCCGAGCTGCCCGGCAGGCTCATGCCCAGCGCCTCGATGGCCGAGGCCATGGTGTTGGCGGTGTACATGCCCCCACAGGAGCCAGGGCCGGGAATCGCCGTCTCTTCGATGTTTTTCAGCTCGATCAGGTCGATGTCGCCACGGGAATGGGCGCCCATCGCCTCGAACACCGAGACGATATCGGTGTGGCCCTTGCCGGGCATGATGGTGCCGCCATAAACGAACACGCTGGGGCGGTCGAGCCGTGCCAGCCCCATCACGCAGCCCGGCATGTTCTTATCGCAGCCGCCAATCGCCACCAGGCCATCGAACCCTTCGCAGCCCGCCACGGTTTCGATGGAATCGGCAATCACCTCCCGCGAGACCAGCGAGTACTTCATGCCTTCGGTGCCGTTGGCAATGCCATCAGAAATGGTGATGGTATTGAACACCACGCCTTTGCCGCCTGCGG includes:
- the ilvD gene encoding dihydroxy-acid dehydratase — encoded protein: MTEPTNHSTRRHSAPVVDGPGKAASRAMLRAVGFNDDDFRKPQVGIASTWSMVTPCNSHIGELAELARDGADAAGGKGVVFNTITISDGIANGTEGMKYSLVSREVIADSIETVAGCEGFDGLVAIGGCDKNMPGCVMGLARLDRPSVFVYGGTIMPGKGHTDIVSVFEAMGAHSRGDIDLIELKNIEETAIPGPGSCGGMYTANTMASAIEALGMSLPGSSAQNAISQEKRDDCKAAGEAVLALLAQDIKPSDIMTREAFENAVTVVIALGGSTNAVLHLIGMARTIGVELTLADFTEIGKRVPVLADLRPSGHYMMSELVAIGGIQPLMKILLDAGLLNGNCLTVTGKTLAENLADVEPYPMDQQIIAPLGNPIKAESHLRILFGNLAPEGAVAKITGKEGTRFSGSARVFGSEEEAQARINDGTVVAGDVVVIRYEGPKGGPGMREMLTPTSAIMGRGLGNDVALITDGRFSGGSHGFVVGHVSPEAFDGGPLALVEDGDPITIDAEADTIDVHISDDEMMRRRAAWQQPTPRYTRGVLAKYARLVSSASTGAVTDQE